The sequence ACACCATCTGCGTGGTGCCGGGCGCCACCTCCAGCTCCGCCCGCAGGTGGACCTCCGGCTGGTTGGGCGTGAAGCGCCGCGTCCAGGCGCGGTAGCCCGGGCGGGTGACGACGATGGTGTGGGGCGTGCGCTGATCCGCGCCGATGATGCGGCTGGGCGTGTTGCCCACCGGCCGGCCGTTGACCACGACGGCGGCGCCCTCCGGGGTGGAGGTGATCCACAGGACGACGGGCGCGTCGGCCCCCTCGCCCTCCTCGGCCGGGGACAGGAAGTGGAGCAGCAGGCCGATGACGAGCACCACGCAGGTGACGGCGAACACGCCGATGCTCAGCTGCCGCACCTGCCTGGCGCGCTTGCGCTCGCGCTCGGCGGCCTCGGCGGCCAGCTTCTCGCGCGCGTCGTCCGCGGTGGTGCGGGCGCGGGGGCCCTGCTTCTCCTCGGGCTCCGGCGGCTCGGGCGCGATGGCCGTCTCCACCGGCGTGTCATGCGGCGCGGCCAGGGTGGGCAGCGCCTGGGGCATCGCCGTGGGCTCGGTGCCGCCGTCGGTGTCCGGCTCGGCCTCGAGCTCGGGCGGCAGGGGGCGGCGGCCGGTGCCGGTGTTCTCGCGGGTGCCCCCCGGCGTCACGCGGCGCGCGCCGGTGGTGCTCTTGCGCACGGCGGTGGCCTGGGTGGACGAGCGGCGCGGAGCGTTGCCGTCCGTCGCGGGGCGCAGGCCGGGCGCGCTGCCCGACGCGCGCACGCCGGGGCTGGAGGGCCGCGCCACGCCCGGGCTGGACGCTCGGGCCGCGCCGGAGCCGCTGACGTTGCCCGTGCTGGAGGACCGGCCGTTGCTGGAGGGCAGCCGCGCGCGGCCCTGCGAGGGCTCCGACCCCGGCGACTGCCACGCGGCCAGCTGCTCCTTGAAGCCGGGCGGCAGCTCCACCTTGCGTCCCTCGGCGGCCAGCTCCTCCGCGAAGAGGTACGTCATGAGCTGGCTCAGCATCGTGGGCGTGAAGCGCGGCGTGTCCCGGTAGAGCAGCTCCACCGCGGACTCGCTCAGGTCCTTCGCCGTCTGGTAGCGGGCCTCGCGGTCCACCGCCATCGCGTGCGCGATGATGGTCTCCAGGTCCTCGCCAATGGTCGGGTTGATGGCGGACGGGGGCAGGCAGTCGCCGGTGATGATGCGCGGCAGGACGGTGACGAACTCGCCCTCGAAGGGGCGCCGGCCGCAGAGCATCTCGTAGAGGACGACGCCCGCGGCGTACACGTCCGTGCGCGCGTCCAGGTCCTGCCTGCCCTGCGCCTGCTCCGGGGAGAAGTACGGGTACTTGCCCTTGAGCGTGCCCGGCGACGTCTTGGCCTCCACGGCGCTCGTCGCCTTGGCGATGCCGAAGTCGATGACCTTGACCTCGCCCTCGTAGGAGATGAGGACGTTGTCCGGGGACACGTCGCGGTGGACCAGGCCCAGCGGCTTGCCGTCCTCGCCCACGTGGCGGTGCGCGTAGTCCAGGCCCTCGCACAGCTTGCTGGCGATGTGCAGCGCCAGCGGCTGCGGCAGGAACCCGACGCCCGCGCGTGAAGCCCGGCGCAGCACCTTCGACAGGGGCTGGCCGTGCACCAGCTCCATGGCGATGAAGTACTGCCCGTCCACCTCACCGAAGTCGAAGACCTGCGCGATGTTCCCGTGCGTCAGGCCCGCCACCAGGCGCGCCTCGCTGATGAACATCTCCACGAAGTCGTGGTCGTCCACGAAGTGCGGGAGGATCTGCTTGATGACGCAGGGCTTGGTGACCCCCATCGCGCCCGTCATACGCGCGCGGTAGGTGACCGCCATGCCCCCCGCGGCAAGCTTGGAGACCAGGACGTACTTGCCGAATTGCTGGGGACTGGGTTCTGCCACGGGCGGGAGGCGGGGCCGGGATTGGGGAAGCCCCAGCATACTCGCCTTCCAATGAAAGTCCCGGGCGCGCTCGCATGGCATGCGAAGATTTCGCTCCGGGTGCTGGAGGGGCTGGCACACGCGTCCTGGTGGGTCGGAAGCGCCCTCGGGTGGGAGGGGACGTCCCGGGTGGGGGCGAGGGGGGCGTGAGGCGGACTGTTTTGCCTGTTCACACTTCTTCACGCTGCTTCGTTCAGCGCATTCCGGGGGCGGGGTTATCACCTGCGCCATTCCGGGCTTCGGGCCGGGGTGGGGGTGGTTGGAAGGCCGCCCCCAGGGAAGCGAGACGACGGTCATGGGGCATGGGCGCCCGGTGTGGAGTGCGCGGGCCACCTTCGCGGTGGTGCTGGGGCTGGTGCTGGCCTCGGGGGCGGCGCGGGCGCAGGACGGCGGGGGCTTCCTGTCCGCCTTTGAACTGCTGGCGAGCGGCCCGGAGCTGGGCGGCAGCGACATCCCCCGGGACGTGCCGCCGCGCCGGGCCTCCCCGCCGCCGGTGGTGCCGCCGGAGGTGATGGCCCGGGTGCTGACGGAGGGCGGGCCCCGGCCGGTGCCGGTGGCCTCCGCGGACGAGTCCGGGCCGGTGGTGGCGCCGGAGGGTGGCCGGGTGTCGGAGCCCCGCGTGCGCCTGACGGACGGTGGCCCGAGGCCGCCGTTCAAGGCGCTGCCGGTGGCGGTCGCGGTGGTGCCCGGGTTGCTGCTGCACGGGTTGGGGGCGTGGACGGCGGGGGACTCGCAGGCGGCGCGAGGGCTGTTCGCGGCGGAGGCCATCGGGCTGGGGCTGATTGGCGCGGGGCTGGTGCCCATCGCGTTGACGGGCGCGTCGCGCAAGACCATCGGGCCGCTGTACGCGGTGACGCTGACGGGGGCGGGGGTGTTCTCGCTGTCGATGCTGGCGAACCTGTACGCGGTGACGTCGCCCGCGTTCGACCCGGGGCGGGTGCCGGACACGCTGCCGCCGCTGGAGTTCGACCTGGGCTACCAGTACGTGCACGACGCGACGGCGGAGTACCGGAACTTCTTCGCGCTGGGCGCGGTGGCGCGGCTGTCGGCGGTGCGGCTGGAGGCGTCCGCGCGGCTGGCGCCGGACGAGGGCAACACGTTGATCCGCGCGGGCGCGGCGTACCGGCTGTGGGGCGCGCCGGAGCGGACGCTGGGGCTGGGGGACGGCACGGCGCTGGATGTGGAGGGCTTCGCGACGTACCACCGCTATCCGACGGAGGGCTTCACGCTGGGAGGCGCGGAGCTGGCGCTCCGGGGTCGCTACGCGATGGCGCGGTTCGGTCCGCGCTTCGCGGGCTCGTTCGTGGAGGGCGGCGTGGGGATGTCGTTCCAGGGCTACAGCTATCCGGGGCGCGTGAGCGACGACAACCTGCACACGCAGCTGCTCTACACGTTCGGCTACGGCGTGTGGCTGGGGCGCGGAGGGCCGCTGCGGGGCGAGGCCACGCTCTACTACGACCACCGCAAGGACGGGCTGGTGGGCGGCCTGCGCGGCCGGGGCGGCGGCATGGTGGGGTCCTTCGGTCTGAGAGGGCGCGTGCTGGTGACGGAGCGCTGGGGTGTGGCGGCGGAGGCGCAGGCGGGCGGAGCCCTGATGGGGCGGCTGTCGCTGGTGTACGCGGTGGGAGGTGACACGTGAGCGGTGGACTTCGGACCCTGGGCGCGCTGGGCCTGACGGCGGCGCTGCTGTCCACGGGCTGCATGCGTCCCAGTGAGGACCGCGCCGTGCGTGACACGCGCGTGGGGCAGGCGCAGGCGGACGCGCTGACGGTGGAGGTGGAGGGCGGGCTCGCGTCGGTGCGCACGCTGTCGTCCGGCACGCTGGAGCTGTGGGGCCAGGCGCCGGCGTTCACCACGCGCGTCGCGGCCGGAGCCGACGCGCGCATGGACTGGCTGTTCACGGTGCACAACGCGATGCCGGACGCGGAGCTGACCGCCGTGGACGAGGCCGGCACGCCGCTGACGGTGGAGGCGCTGCCGGACGCGCACCCGACGATGAAGGCGTGGCGCGTGGCCCTGCGGCCGGGGACGACGGCGCGGCTGACGGTGGCCCCGCCGGACTGGGACACGCGCGAGCCCTTCCGCTTCGCCGCGCTGGCGGACGTGCAGGAGGCGCTGTCCAAGGTCGGGGACATCTACGCGCGGCTGAACGAGGACCCCTCCCTGCGCTTCATCTTCTTCGCGGGGGACCTGACGGAGTTCGGCACGCGCGAGCAACTGGAGGAGTTCCAGCAGCGGCTGGAGGCGGACTCGCGCATCCCGCTGTTCGCCACGCTGGGCAACCACGAGACCTTCTCCGACGACGCGCGCGAGTACCACCGGCTGGTGGGCCGAGGCAGCCAGCACTTCACCTTCCGGGGCGTGCACTTCAGCCTGGTGGACTCCGGCAGCAGCACCGTGGATCCGCTGGTGGAGGAGGCGCTGGACGGCTGGCTGGAGGAGGCGCGCGACGCGGTGCACGTGGTGGCGATGCACATCCCGCCCCTGGATCCGATTGGCGTCCGGGGCGGAGGCTTCGCGGTGCGCAACGAGGCCGCCGGGCTGGTGGGGAAGATGGCGAGGGCGGGCGTGGACCTGACGCTCTACGGCCACATCCACTCCTTCTATTCGTTCTCCAACGCGGGCGTCCCGGCGTACATCTCCGGAGGCGGCGGCGCGATTCCCGAGCGCTTCGACGGCGTGGGCCGGCACTTCCTGGCGGTGGACGTGGATCCATCCACGGGGGTGCGGGACGTGGGTCTGGTGCGGGTGGATTGATCAGCCCGGGCCTTGACGGCGGATCCGGAGCCCAGTTTCCGGGCTGTTGGAAGACCCCCTTGAAAGGGCACTGAACATCTGGGCAGATAGGCGCCGTTCAAACGCCTTGTGAGGAGGCCTGCCCATGTTCGATTCCCCCGAGAACGATTCCATCTCCCCCGCGCTGCGCGCGCTGCTCGAGCTGTTCGCCACGGACCTGGCGGACGTGAAGTTCCCGGACGTGGACACGGCGGTGCTGGGCGAGTCCGCGGCGCACGTGCGTGAGAAGGCGGAAGCGGTGGCCCGCGCGCAGGCGGCGCTGGACGCGGCGAGGCAGGCGCTGAACGAGAGCCAGGAGTCGCTGCTGCAGAAGGGCCAGCGCGCGCTGGCGTACGCCAAGGTGTTCGCGGAGGACGACGCGGACCTGGGCGCGAAGCTGGAGGCCATCCACCTGCCGCGTCCGGTGCGCAAGGCGGGCGGAGCCACGGTGGAGCCGGTGAACGCCGCGCCGGGCAGCGACGACAACGCCCCGCGCCGCCGCGGCCGTCCCCCCAAGCTGCGCCCGGTGGCCAACCTCTTCACGGACGGAAGCAACGGCCCGGACTCCGCGCAGGACGAGGCGCCGGCCAGCCTCCAGTCGTAACCCCGTAAAAAGAAGACCGCGTGCCCCCGTACGGCGCTGCCGGGAGCACGCGGTCATGGTTCACCGAAGGGCTAGTTCTTCGGGAACGCAGTCCAGCCCGCCAGCCAGTTGCTGCTGCCCACCGCGCCGACGAAGCGCGCGCTGGTGTCGAAGCCCGCGCCCGGGGTGGCCGCGTTGTCCGGGTTCAGCGCCGGAGAGCCCGCCGCCGGAGCGAAGTTCGGGGCCTCCAGGTCCAGCGCCGCCGTCAGCTGCGCGTCCACGACCTTGTTGTTCAGGCCCGCGGCCAGCACCTTCTCCGCCTCCACGAACTTGCTCACGTCCGGATCCGTCACCGTGCCGGCCGCGTCCTTCTTCGGGTTCGGCGCGTTGGGGATGGAGACCGTGTCACCCTTGTTGGACCAGAAGAACGTGTTCTGCACGCTCAGCTCCGGCGTGGCCGCGTTCCACAGCGCCGCGGAGGCCGTGCCGTCCACGTCGATGGCCTTGTCCGCGAAGCTGGCCACGATGACGTTGCGCAGGATGCCGCCCGCGCCCGTGTTGAACACCAGGCCCTCCTGCGCCGGCGTCGTGCCCGCCGGACGGCCGGAGCCGATGAACGTCGCGTTCCAGATCTCCGGCACCGTGTGCGGCTGCGCGGCGTTGTCGTTCTTGTTGCCGGAGGCCTCGATGCCGCGGTTGCCCACGGTGGCGTTCTGCTGCACTACCAGGAACTGCACCTTGCCGCGCCAGCCCAGGTCGTAGTCCAGGCCGTCGTCGTCCGGCTGGCTGATGACGATGTGCTTCAGGCCCGCCGTGCCGCCGAACATCTCCACGCCGTCGTCGGCGCCCTTGTGCACCTGCACGTAGTCGATGTCCGTCGCGCTGCCGCACGCGCCCGTCG comes from Corallococcus macrosporus and encodes:
- a CDS encoding metallophosphoesterase family protein, which gives rise to MSGGLRTLGALGLTAALLSTGCMRPSEDRAVRDTRVGQAQADALTVEVEGGLASVRTLSSGTLELWGQAPAFTTRVAAGADARMDWLFTVHNAMPDAELTAVDEAGTPLTVEALPDAHPTMKAWRVALRPGTTARLTVAPPDWDTREPFRFAALADVQEALSKVGDIYARLNEDPSLRFIFFAGDLTEFGTREQLEEFQQRLEADSRIPLFATLGNHETFSDDAREYHRLVGRGSQHFTFRGVHFSLVDSGSSTVDPLVEEALDGWLEEARDAVHVVAMHIPPLDPIGVRGGGFAVRNEAAGLVGKMARAGVDLTLYGHIHSFYSFSNAGVPAYISGGGGAIPERFDGVGRHFLAVDVDPSTGVRDVGLVRVD
- a CDS encoding serine/threonine-protein kinase gives rise to the protein MLGLPQSRPRLPPVAEPSPQQFGKYVLVSKLAAGGMAVTYRARMTGAMGVTKPCVIKQILPHFVDDHDFVEMFISEARLVAGLTHGNIAQVFDFGEVDGQYFIAMELVHGQPLSKVLRRASRAGVGFLPQPLALHIASKLCEGLDYAHRHVGEDGKPLGLVHRDVSPDNVLISYEGEVKVIDFGIAKATSAVEAKTSPGTLKGKYPYFSPEQAQGRQDLDARTDVYAAGVVLYEMLCGRRPFEGEFVTVLPRIITGDCLPPSAINPTIGEDLETIIAHAMAVDREARYQTAKDLSESAVELLYRDTPRFTPTMLSQLMTYLFAEELAAEGRKVELPPGFKEQLAAWQSPGSEPSQGRARLPSSNGRSSSTGNVSGSGAARASSPGVARPSSPGVRASGSAPGLRPATDGNAPRRSSTQATAVRKSTTGARRVTPGGTRENTGTGRRPLPPELEAEPDTDGGTEPTAMPQALPTLAAPHDTPVETAIAPEPPEPEEKQGPRARTTADDAREKLAAEAAERERKRARQVRQLSIGVFAVTCVVLVIGLLLHFLSPAEEGEGADAPVVLWITSTPEGAAVVVNGRPVGNTPSRIIGADQRTPHTIVVTRPGYRAWTRRFTPNQPEVHLRAELEVAPGTTQMVSEIPTATLDAGLAIPDAGTAAAVVAAGVPGADGGTATETDGGLASTTDAGTAAVAEAELPDRDMRHVEYPTRLLVLRPMYNALPLPEYPTATIDVSPGAAYSVWTEGSAALAEGDGTASGTLVYYAEGDLPADNAVGFVSSAPRTLKGAKKLHFFALDDTGPEDNRGAVRVHLRQSAYIPPRSVLFEADKNALQVKPLHQMLLKGLNPKSTYAFTVRDDFAEVRSGTNGRVHTVLCVEKGPKPESVRSSHRLFEAGKRYQVSGVQDLRCVFPDLQLGDNAGALDVDIVDVTNMSRKERAEALRGAKSSER